A genomic window from Flavobacterium azooxidireducens includes:
- a CDS encoding ribonucleoside-diphosphate reductase subunit alpha has translation MYVVKRDGHKEPVMFDKITDRIKKLCYGLNDLVDSVKVAMRVIEGLYDGVTTSELDNLAAETAASMTIAHPDYAQLAARIAVSNLHKNTKKSFSETMSDMYHYVNPRTGQKSPLLSDEVYEAIMANAETLDSMIIYNRDFNYDYFGFKTLERSYLLKINGKIVERPQHMLMRVSVGIHLNDIEAVKETYELMSKKFFTHATPTLFNAGTPKPQMSSCFLLTMKDDSIDGIYDTLKQTAKISQSAGGIGLSIHNVRATGSYIRGTNGTSNGIVPMLRVFNDTARYVDQGGGKRKGSFAIYLETWHADIFEFLDLKKNTGKEEMRARDLFFAMWTSDLFMKRVQDDASWTLMCPNECPGLCDVYGDEFETLYTSYEAAGKGRKTVRARELWEKILESQIETGTPYMLYKDAANRKSNQKNLGTIRSSNLCTEILEYTAPDEVAVCNLASISLPMFIENGKFDHQKLYDVTKRVTRNLNRVIDRNYYPVPEAENSNMRHRPIGLGVQGLADAFILLRLPFTSDEAKQMNQDIFETLYFAAVTASMEMAKEEGPYSTFKGSPISQGEFQYNLWGLKDSDLSGRWDWESLRKEVVEHGVRNSLLVAPMPTASTSQILGNNEAFEPYTSNIYTRRVLSGEFIVVNKHLLEDLVNLGLWNDTLKQEIMRHNGSVQNIEVIPQDIKDLYKTVWEMSMKDIIDMSRQRGYFIDQSQSLNLFMEGATYAKLTSMHFYAWQSGLKTGMYYLRTKSAVDAIKFTLNNDKKAEPVEVIEQPIVAKKLESIAVLNEPVEMTQEEYRAMIEMAKNAGPEDCEMCGS, from the coding sequence ATGTATGTAGTAAAAAGAGACGGTCACAAAGAACCGGTAATGTTTGACAAAATCACAGATAGAATTAAAAAACTATGCTATGGTTTAAATGATTTGGTCGATTCGGTAAAGGTCGCCATGCGAGTGATTGAAGGATTGTATGACGGTGTAACTACATCAGAATTAGATAATTTAGCGGCAGAAACCGCAGCCTCGATGACGATTGCTCATCCCGATTATGCACAATTAGCAGCACGTATTGCTGTTTCTAACTTACACAAAAACACCAAAAAATCGTTTTCAGAAACAATGTCTGATATGTACCACTACGTGAACCCACGTACAGGGCAAAAATCGCCGTTACTTTCTGATGAGGTGTATGAAGCAATCATGGCCAATGCAGAAACATTGGATTCTATGATTATTTACAACAGAGATTTTAATTATGATTATTTCGGTTTCAAAACATTAGAACGTTCTTATTTGCTAAAAATAAACGGAAAAATTGTTGAAAGACCACAACATATGTTGATGCGTGTTTCGGTTGGAATTCATTTGAATGACATCGAAGCAGTGAAAGAAACCTACGAATTAATGTCGAAAAAATTCTTCACGCACGCAACACCAACTTTATTTAATGCCGGAACACCAAAACCTCAAATGTCGTCGTGTTTCTTATTAACAATGAAAGACGATAGCATCGACGGAATTTATGATACATTAAAACAAACCGCTAAAATCTCGCAATCAGCAGGCGGAATCGGACTTTCTATTCACAATGTTCGTGCAACAGGATCTTACATTCGTGGAACAAACGGAACTTCTAACGGAATCGTTCCAATGCTTCGTGTTTTCAACGACACAGCTCGTTATGTTGACCAAGGTGGCGGAAAAAGAAAAGGAAGTTTTGCTATTTATTTAGAAACGTGGCATGCCGATATTTTCGAATTTTTAGATTTGAAAAAGAATACCGGAAAAGAAGAAATGCGTGCCAGAGATTTGTTCTTTGCGATGTGGACATCTGATTTGTTTATGAAACGTGTGCAAGACGATGCATCGTGGACCTTAATGTGTCCAAACGAATGTCCTGGTTTATGCGACGTTTACGGAGACGAATTTGAAACATTATATACTTCGTATGAAGCAGCCGGAAAAGGCAGAAAAACCGTTCGTGCTCGTGAACTTTGGGAAAAAATCCTAGAATCGCAAATCGAAACTGGAACACCGTATATGTTGTACAAAGATGCAGCAAACCGAAAATCAAACCAGAAAAATTTAGGAACCATTCGTTCGTCAAATTTATGTACGGAGATTTTGGAATACACAGCTCCTGATGAAGTAGCGGTGTGTAATTTAGCCTCTATTTCGCTACCCATGTTCATCGAAAACGGCAAATTTGATCATCAAAAATTATACGATGTAACCAAACGCGTGACTCGTAACCTAAACCGCGTAATCGACAGAAATTATTATCCGGTTCCAGAAGCAGAAAATTCAAATATGCGTCACCGTCCAATTGGACTGGGAGTGCAAGGTTTGGCCGATGCGTTCATCTTACTTCGTTTGCCTTTCACCAGCGACGAAGCAAAACAAATGAATCAAGATATTTTTGAAACGCTTTATTTTGCAGCCGTAACCGCATCCATGGAAATGGCAAAAGAAGAAGGACCATATTCAACTTTCAAAGGATCGCCAATTTCGCAAGGAGAGTTTCAATACAACCTTTGGGGATTAAAAGACAGCGATCTATCCGGTCGCTGGGATTGGGAAAGTTTACGAAAAGAAGTAGTAGAACACGGTGTGAGAAACTCATTGTTAGTTGCTCCAATGCCAACCGCTTCTACGTCGCAAATCTTAGGAAACAACGAAGCATTCGAACCGTACACATCAAATATTTACACAAGAAGAGTGCTTTCAGGCGAATTTATCGTCGTAAACAAACATTTATTAGAAGATTTAGTAAATCTAGGTTTGTGGAACGATACGTTGAAACAAGAAATCATGCGTCACAACGGTTCGGTGCAAAACATCGAAGTAATTCCGCAAGATATCAAAGATTTATACAAAACAGTTTGGGAAATGAGTATGAAAGACATCATCGATATGTCACGTCAACGCGGTTACTTCATTGACCAATCGCAATCGTTGAACTTGTTTATGGAAGGAGCAACCTACGCCAAATTAACCTCAATGCATTTTTACGCTTGGCAATCAGGTTTAAAAACCGGAATGTACTATTTGCGTACAAAATCAGCTGTAGATGCCATCAAGTTTACCTTAAACAACGACAAAAAAGCAGAACCGGTAGAAGTAATCGAGCAACCAATTGTGGCTAAAAAACTCGAATCAATTGCGGTACTAAACGAACCGGTCGAAATGACTCAAGAAGAATACCGAGCCATGATCGAAATGGCAAAAAATGCCGGTCCGGAAGATTGTGAAATGTGTGGATCGTAA
- a CDS encoding aminotransferase class I/II-fold pyridoxal phosphate-dependent enzyme, giving the protein MKSLPKSLHQKLLQREQNNALRQLALPNNLVDFSSNDYLGFAKSEAIFQQTHDLLVSRNYKVNGATGSRLLTGNHSIYTETEEFIAQFHQAEAALIFNSGYDANVGFFSSVPQRNDIILYDELSHASIRDGIQMSLAKSFKFKHNDVVDLENLLTKFQTATRNPQPATIFIITESVFSMDGDSPDLEKLVALSEKHNAYLVIDEAHAIGVFGEKGEGLVQQLNLQNNVFARIITFGKALGCHGAAVLGSEQLKTYLTNFARSFIYTTGLSPHSVATIFVAYQQLAKSQQERENLFQNIDYFKSCLPSSIFHLPSSSTIHSVVIPGNERVKIIAQQLQQNGFDVKPILSPTVPEGQERLRFCLHSYNSQKEIFTVLDLLSTFVF; this is encoded by the coding sequence ATGAAATCCCTCCCAAAATCCCTTCATCAAAAACTCCTCCAAAGAGAACAAAACAATGCTCTCCGGCAGTTGGCTTTACCCAATAATTTAGTCGATTTTTCGTCTAACGATTATTTAGGATTTGCAAAAAGTGAAGCGATTTTTCAACAAACACATGACTTGTTAGTTTCCAGAAATTACAAAGTAAACGGAGCCACCGGTTCACGATTACTCACGGGAAATCATTCCATTTATACAGAAACAGAAGAATTCATTGCCCAATTCCATCAGGCAGAAGCAGCTTTAATTTTTAATTCCGGCTACGATGCCAATGTGGGTTTTTTTAGCTCCGTTCCGCAACGGAATGATATTATTTTATATGATGAACTCAGTCATGCCTCCATCCGCGATGGCATCCAAATGAGTTTAGCCAAATCGTTCAAATTCAAACACAACGATGTAGTTGATTTAGAAAATTTACTCACTAAGTTCCAAACCGCAACCCGCAACCCGCAACCTGCAACCATTTTCATCATCACCGAAAGCGTTTTTTCCATGGATGGCGATTCACCCGATTTAGAAAAATTGGTCGCTTTATCCGAAAAACACAACGCCTATTTAGTCATCGACGAAGCCCATGCCATAGGAGTTTTTGGGGAAAAAGGAGAAGGTTTAGTGCAACAGTTGAATTTGCAAAATAACGTTTTTGCCCGAATCATCACCTTCGGAAAAGCCTTAGGTTGCCACGGAGCGGCAGTTTTGGGGAGTGAACAACTTAAAACCTATTTAACCAATTTTGCCCGAAGTTTTATTTACACCACCGGATTATCGCCCCATTCGGTTGCGACTATTTTTGTGGCCTATCAGCAATTGGCTAAAAGTCAGCAAGAAAGAGAGAACCTTTTTCAAAACATCGACTATTTTAAGTCATGTCTTCCATCTTCCATCTTCCATCTTCCATCTTCCTCAACCATCCACTCCGTTGTAATTCCTGGAAACGAGCGAGTAAAAATCATTGCACAACAACTCCAACAAAATGGCTTTGATGTAAAACCTATTTTGTCACCAACCGTTCCTGAAGGCCAGGAAAGATTGCGGTTTTGTTTGCACTCTTATAATTCTCAAAAAGAAATTTTTACTGTTTTAGATTTGTTAAGTACATTTGTGTTTTAA
- a CDS encoding GxxExxY protein, which yields MTNLLHKSITDAILKAYYNVYNELGSGFLEKVYQNSMFFELKSFGLKVEAQKQIKVYFKNQLVGDFYSDLLIEDKVIVELKATEFLMDIHTAQIINYLKATPIEVGMLLNFGEEPEFKRVIYTNNRKTSIKNQQ from the coding sequence ATGACAAATTTATTACACAAATCAATTACAGATGCAATTTTAAAAGCCTATTACAACGTATATAATGAATTAGGCTCCGGTTTTCTTGAGAAAGTATATCAAAATTCCATGTTTTTTGAATTAAAATCGTTTGGACTTAAAGTTGAAGCTCAAAAGCAAATTAAAGTCTATTTTAAAAACCAACTTGTTGGAGATTTTTATTCAGATTTATTAATAGAAGACAAAGTAATTGTTGAGTTAAAAGCCACTGAGTTTCTCATGGATATTCACACAGCACAAATAATAAATTACTTAAAAGCAACACCCATTGAAGTAGGTATGTTATTAAATTTTGGAGAAGAACCGGAATTTAAAAGAGTGATTTACACAAATAATAGAAAAACGAGCATTAAAAATCAGCAATAA
- the bioD gene encoding dethiobiotin synthase produces MKIFITGIGTDVGKTIASAIITEALEADYWKPVQAGELDFSDKDKVQSLISNSKTKIHENSYALQTPASPHYAAALDGISININSIKEPKTKNHLVIEGAGGIFVPLNQTETVMDLIQPDYKVIIVSRHYLGSINHSLLTIEALKNRNFNIGGIIFSGDENEATESIILSKTGVAFLGRIDNEPYFDQNVISYYAEKFKENLQRLV; encoded by the coding sequence ATGAAAATATTCATCACCGGAATTGGAACCGACGTAGGAAAAACAATTGCTTCCGCCATTATCACAGAAGCCCTTGAAGCGGATTATTGGAAACCCGTTCAAGCCGGAGAATTAGATTTTTCAGATAAAGATAAAGTGCAATCACTCATCAGTAATTCTAAAACTAAAATTCACGAAAATAGTTATGCTCTGCAAACGCCTGCTAGTCCACATTATGCCGCAGCTTTGGACGGAATTTCCATCAACATCAATTCTATCAAAGAACCCAAAACAAAAAATCATTTGGTGATTGAAGGAGCAGGAGGCATTTTTGTTCCATTAAATCAAACAGAAACGGTGATGGACTTAATTCAACCTGATTACAAAGTAATAATCGTTTCTCGTCATTATTTGGGAAGTATCAATCATAGTTTGTTAACGATTGAAGCATTAAAAAACAGAAATTTCAACATCGGTGGAATTATTTTTTCAGGAGATGAAAATGAAGCCACAGAATCTATTATTCTATCCAAAACCGGAGTAGCTTTTTTAGGAAGAATTGACAACGAACCCTATTTTGATCAAAATGTAATTTCCTATTATGCCGAAAAGTTCAAAGAAAATCTTCAACGCCTCGTCTAA
- the bioA gene encoding adenosylmethionine--8-amino-7-oxononanoate transaminase, whose amino-acid sequence MNLSQKDKLYNWHPYTQHQTTGLLPAIVKGEGVYLWDENGKEYIDAISSWWVNPFGHSNPIIANAIYKQLTTLEHVLFGGFTNKPAVELAEKLISILPSNQKKLFYSDNGSTAVEIAIKAALQFFYNKGEKRTKIIAFENGFHGDTFGAMAASGISFFTEAFQGSMLEVVRISIPTSENNSLTLLENLLQSNEFAAFIFEPLVQGAAGMVMYEPQELDKLISLCKKNNVFTIADEVMTGFGKTGKTFACDYLSEQPDMMCLSKALTGGTIPMAVTSFSQEVFDGFLSENVNKALFHGHTFTGNPTGCAAALAAIELLFSTKMQKNIVRIEEQHLQFKKRIELLPNVENIRVLGIIFAFEIKREISESYYGDFRNKLYAFFIENGIILRPVGNTIYILPPYVTTNEQLEIIYKTIEKAL is encoded by the coding sequence ATGAACCTTTCGCAAAAAGACAAACTCTACAACTGGCATCCTTACACCCAACACCAAACCACCGGACTTTTGCCGGCGATTGTAAAAGGCGAAGGTGTTTATCTTTGGGATGAAAATGGCAAGGAATACATCGATGCCATTTCAAGTTGGTGGGTCAATCCGTTTGGGCATTCCAATCCGATTATAGCCAATGCGATTTATAAACAATTAACTACGTTAGAGCATGTTTTGTTTGGTGGTTTTACGAACAAACCCGCTGTAGAATTAGCAGAAAAATTGATTTCTATTTTACCATCCAACCAAAAAAAACTGTTTTATTCGGATAATGGTTCCACTGCAGTGGAAATTGCCATTAAAGCAGCGTTGCAATTTTTTTATAATAAAGGAGAAAAACGTACCAAAATTATTGCTTTTGAAAACGGATTTCACGGTGATACATTTGGAGCCATGGCGGCCAGTGGCATTAGTTTTTTTACGGAAGCTTTTCAAGGATCGATGTTGGAAGTGGTTCGGATTTCGATTCCAACATCAGAAAACAATAGTTTAACTTTATTGGAAAATTTACTTCAATCCAACGAATTTGCTGCGTTTATTTTTGAGCCGTTAGTGCAAGGTGCTGCCGGAATGGTGATGTATGAACCACAAGAATTAGACAAACTCATTTCGCTTTGCAAAAAAAATAATGTTTTCACAATCGCCGATGAAGTGATGACCGGATTTGGTAAAACAGGAAAAACCTTTGCCTGCGATTATTTATCTGAGCAACCCGATATGATGTGCTTATCAAAAGCCTTAACCGGAGGAACTATTCCAATGGCAGTGACAAGTTTTTCGCAAGAAGTTTTTGACGGATTTTTGTCGGAAAACGTGAACAAAGCATTATTTCACGGACACACTTTTACCGGAAATCCAACCGGATGTGCCGCGGCTTTGGCAGCGATTGAGTTACTTTTTTCGACGAAAATGCAGAAAAATATTGTTCGGATTGAAGAGCAACATTTGCAATTTAAAAAACGAATTGAGCTTCTTCCAAATGTTGAAAATATACGAGTTTTAGGAATTATTTTCGCTTTTGAAATCAAAAGAGAAATTTCCGAAAGCTATTATGGTGATTTCAGAAATAAATTATATGCTTTTTTTATCGAAAACGGCATCATTCTTCGTCCGGTGGGCAACACCATTTACATTCTTCCGCCGTATGTTACCACCAATGAACAATTGGAAATAATTTATAAAACCATTGAAAAAGCGTTGTAG
- a CDS encoding beta-ketoacyl synthase N-terminal-like domain-containing protein yields MNSKIAITSFASVSPLGNDAVSVWEAYQLEQSFIKPTQIGTSTVFASSLSKENKQKVAALRLSETKYKFLDDSVLFAILASRQAVSLAEWNSEDIFGINIGSSRGATQLFEKHHAEFLSTGKAQTLASPTTTLGNISSWVAQDLQNNGPEISHSITCSTALHALLNGIAWLKSGMADKFLVGGSEAPLTPFTIAQMQALKIYSSSESSDAYPCKTFDFSKTKNSMVLGEAAATICLESGENEKAIAYVEGFGYATENLKHSISISAEATCFQKSMKMALGRMNPEEIDVIVTHSPGTIQGDLSEMKAIEIVFGNNIPLLTNNKWKIGHTFGASGMLSVEMALLMLQHNQFIQVPFLKQQQQIRPLRKIMVNAVGFGGNAVSIVLCKA; encoded by the coding sequence TTGAACTCAAAAATTGCCATAACTTCTTTTGCTTCGGTTTCGCCTTTAGGAAATGATGCGGTTTCTGTTTGGGAAGCCTATCAATTGGAACAATCCTTTATCAAACCCACTCAAATTGGAACTTCTACTGTTTTTGCTTCTTCTTTATCGAAAGAAAATAAACAAAAAGTAGCCGCATTGCGATTATCCGAAACCAAATATAAATTTTTAGACGATTCTGTTTTGTTTGCCATTTTAGCTTCTCGACAAGCTGTTTCTTTGGCAGAATGGAATTCTGAGGATATTTTCGGAATAAACATTGGTTCTTCACGTGGAGCCACACAATTGTTTGAAAAGCATCATGCCGAATTTTTATCCACCGGAAAAGCTCAAACCTTAGCTTCGCCAACCACCACGTTAGGAAATATTTCGAGTTGGGTGGCTCAAGATTTGCAAAACAACGGACCGGAAATTTCACATTCTATTACATGTTCCACTGCTTTGCATGCGTTGCTTAACGGAATTGCTTGGCTTAAATCTGGCATGGCTGATAAATTTTTGGTCGGTGGAAGTGAAGCACCGCTTACACCATTTACGATTGCTCAAATGCAAGCGTTAAAAATTTATTCTTCCTCAGAAAGTTCAGATGCTTATCCTTGTAAAACCTTTGATTTTTCCAAAACAAAAAACAGCATGGTTTTAGGTGAAGCTGCAGCCACAATTTGTTTAGAAAGTGGTGAAAACGAAAAAGCAATTGCTTATGTTGAAGGTTTTGGCTATGCTACTGAAAATTTGAAACATTCGATTTCCATTTCTGCGGAAGCAACTTGTTTTCAAAAATCGATGAAAATGGCTTTGGGAAGAATGAATCCGGAAGAAATTGATGTGATTGTGACGCATTCTCCCGGAACAATTCAAGGCGATTTGAGCGAAATGAAAGCAATCGAAATTGTTTTTGGAAATAACATTCCATTACTCACCAACAACAAATGGAAAATTGGTCACACGTTTGGAGCTTCCGGTATGTTGAGTGTGGAAATGGCTTTGTTGATGCTACAGCACAATCAATTTATTCAAGTTCCTTTTTTGAAACAACAACAGCAAATTCGTCCGTTAAGAAAAATCATGGTGAATGCGGTTGGTTTTGGAGGAAATGCGGTTAGTATTGTTTTATGTAAGGCATAA
- a CDS encoding helix-turn-helix domain-containing protein, whose translation METKSWKEIKDNVYGEKGTERRDELEREFQGFKIGLLLKKAREEKQLTQTELGDLIDKKREYISRIENNGGNLTLKTLYDIVEKGFGGKVKIQIEL comes from the coding sequence ATGGAAACTAAAAGTTGGAAAGAAATTAAAGATAATGTCTACGGTGAAAAAGGAACCGAAAGACGAGACGAACTTGAAAGAGAATTCCAAGGTTTTAAAATTGGTTTACTTTTAAAAAAAGCTCGAGAAGAAAAGCAATTAACACAAACTGAACTTGGCGATTTAATTGACAAAAAAAGAGAATATATTTCAAGAATAGAAAACAACGGAGGTAATCTAACACTCAAAACGTTATATGATATTGTAGAAAAAGGATTTGGAGGAAAAGTGAAAATTCAAATTGAATTATAA
- a CDS encoding type II toxin-antitoxin system RelE/ParE family toxin, with product MLLNGFQKKTQKTPKNEIEKALKLMTKYYQEKTK from the coding sequence ATATTACTTAATGGCTTTCAAAAGAAAACGCAAAAAACACCAAAAAATGAAATTGAGAAAGCGTTAAAATTAATGACTAAGTATTACCAAGAGAAAACTAAATAA
- a CDS encoding T9SS sorting signal type C domain-containing protein: MKKILFFVCFLPFFTFAQALNGTYQIGTTQTAPFNNLQNAINRLNTNGVNGPVVFKLLNNESYNATLVINSFAGSSTTNTVTIEPEVNRNVTISVNNPNSYTGVAAVLKINGGDNIIINGNNSNDQNIRNLILQNNNSVNYVSQTVFWIASNGTNAATNITLKNTVLRHSNRNQDGRWLSGVFSGGNGSDSDLSNSVASANNTNMQIINNEFVNIRQGVHVNSNSNSNRITRLLISRNRMISTVDNQKPDMGIYINNVSDFRIENNIIDGIRHINSGSSNMYGMNILNGLNYTIVGNQILNYSHPSNNMIGAAMYIQGNSTNNATITRNIIRNIKNSGGGIVRGIDINISTSTNTNTEISNNFISDVASNGTTTNNANGIYVRSGRDIKLYHNTIVMNSNQNNISAALRIDAGSQFNVVNNILGNTSTTGTRYALYSGVARTAYTNIDFNNYYSTQHIGYLGSNRTTLANWKTATQKDSNSLNLIPNFVSATDLHLTEENPDLDNKGTFLSNVAIDIDEEIRSTTTPDIGADEFMAQKCGTTTVWNGSSWNNGTPNENVKAILNGNYNTEIHGNLIACELLINENVEAIIAENNYFKIETNVTIHGDLTILDSGSLVQVEDESESVGEILMYRKTTPMKASDYTYWSSPVQGWKLNQLSPNTNASRFYSYNPSTGNWAGHSGGNHIMQSGKGYIVQAPTGWSLTNAHNGVFEGHFVGTPNNSNVSINVTKGANTNNLIGNPYPSAIDIDKFILDPINKSIFEGTIYLWTHNTAISNSIPGNHVYNYTADDYASYNLTGGVKTSKSAITGVVTPTGKVASGQAFFINVKSELSNGTYQAQFNNSMRLVEQNNQFFRNSSPSTSSESTEKNRLWLNISNENGAYHETLLGYLDGATNELDYGFDGKHKNGGNFVSIYSLLDENKLSIQGRALPFEETEIIPIGYVSTISSQMSIAIEQVDGFFGEQNVYLFDKTTELYHDLKAAPFSFEATPGTFDNRFELRFTNETLSVENPTLTENNLQVIKSNKTIEVKSPSNTIEAISVFDITGKQVAFYEDINQNAFSSNQLNISNQVLIVKIKLENNEIVTRKLIF, encoded by the coding sequence ATGAAAAAAATTTTATTTTTTGTTTGCTTTTTACCGTTTTTTACGTTTGCTCAGGCTTTGAATGGTACGTATCAAATTGGCACCACACAAACCGCTCCTTTTAACAATTTACAAAACGCAATTAATCGTTTAAATACAAATGGTGTAAATGGTCCGGTTGTTTTTAAATTGTTGAACAATGAAAGTTACAACGCTACACTTGTGATTAATTCCTTTGCAGGTTCAAGCACTACCAACACCGTAACAATTGAACCGGAAGTCAACCGTAATGTAACGATTTCTGTGAACAACCCCAACAGCTATACAGGTGTTGCTGCAGTATTAAAAATTAATGGTGGAGATAATATCATCATCAACGGAAACAACTCTAACGATCAAAATATTCGCAATTTAATTTTGCAAAACAACAATTCAGTTAACTATGTAAGCCAAACTGTTTTTTGGATTGCCAGTAATGGAACAAACGCAGCTACAAACATAACGTTGAAAAACACGGTTTTAAGACATTCCAACCGCAACCAAGACGGCCGCTGGTTAAGTGGTGTTTTTTCCGGCGGAAACGGAAGCGACTCCGATTTATCAAACAGTGTAGCATCAGCTAATAATACCAATATGCAAATCATTAATAATGAATTTGTGAATATTCGTCAAGGAGTTCATGTGAATAGTAACAGTAATTCCAACCGAATTACACGTCTTTTGATTAGTAGAAACAGAATGATATCAACGGTAGACAATCAAAAACCGGATATGGGAATTTACATTAACAATGTTAGTGATTTTAGAATTGAAAATAATATAATCGATGGTATTCGTCACATCAATAGCGGAAGCTCGAACATGTATGGGATGAATATTCTAAACGGATTGAACTATACTATTGTAGGAAATCAAATTTTAAACTATTCTCATCCATCTAATAATATGATTGGAGCAGCGATGTACATTCAAGGAAACAGCACAAACAATGCAACGATTACAAGAAATATCATCAGAAACATCAAAAATAGTGGCGGTGGAATTGTTCGTGGAATTGACATAAATATTTCAACTTCAACCAACACCAACACAGAAATTAGCAATAATTTTATCAGCGATGTTGCTTCCAACGGAACAACAACAAACAATGCTAACGGAATTTATGTTCGATCAGGAAGAGATATAAAATTATACCACAACACGATTGTGATGAATAGCAATCAAAACAATATTAGTGCTGCATTGCGAATTGATGCCGGTTCCCAGTTTAATGTGGTGAATAACATTTTAGGAAATACCTCAACTACCGGAACACGCTATGCGTTATATTCAGGTGTTGCACGAACGGCTTACACAAACATTGATTTCAACAATTATTATTCTACTCAACACATTGGTTATTTAGGTTCTAACCGAACCACATTGGCCAATTGGAAAACTGCGACTCAAAAAGATTCTAATTCTTTGAATTTAATTCCAAACTTTGTTTCTGCAACCGATTTACATTTAACAGAAGAAAACCCTGATTTAGACAATAAAGGAACGTTTTTGAGTAATGTTGCCATTGATATTGATGAAGAAATTAGAAGTACAACAACGCCCGATATAGGTGCCGATGAATTCATGGCTCAAAAATGTGGAACAACAACGGTTTGGAATGGTTCGTCTTGGAACAACGGAACACCTAATGAAAATGTAAAAGCCATTTTGAACGGCAATTATAACACCGAAATTCATGGAAACCTAATTGCTTGTGAATTACTTATAAATGAAAATGTAGAAGCAATTATTGCAGAAAACAATTATTTTAAAATTGAAACAAATGTAACCATTCATGGAGATTTAACAATTTTAGACAGCGGAAGTTTGGTTCAAGTAGAAGACGAAAGCGAAAGTGTTGGTGAAATTTTAATGTACAGAAAAACCACACCAATGAAGGCATCAGATTACACTTATTGGTCTTCTCCTGTTCAAGGTTGGAAATTAAACCAATTGTCACCAAACACAAATGCTTCTCGTTTCTATAGTTATAATCCTTCCACAGGAAATTGGGCAGGACATTCAGGAGGAAATCATATTATGCAATCCGGAAAAGGATATATTGTTCAAGCTCCAACAGGATGGAGTTTAACTAATGCTCACAACGGTGTTTTTGAAGGTCATTTTGTTGGAACACCAAACAATAGCAACGTAAGCATTAACGTTACAAAAGGAGCAAATACTAATAATCTTATTGGAAATCCATATCCTTCGGCCATTGATATTGATAAATTTATTTTAGACCCAATAAATAAATCCATTTTTGAAGGAACAATTTATCTTTGGACGCACAACACAGCTATCAGTAATAGCATTCCCGGTAATCATGTCTACAATTATACAGCCGATGATTATGCTTCCTACAATTTAACCGGTGGTGTAAAAACTTCAAAATCTGCCATTACCGGCGTGGTTACTCCAACAGGAAAAGTAGCATCGGGCCAAGCATTTTTTATTAATGTGAAAAGCGAGTTATCAAATGGAACATATCAAGCACAATTTAACAACAGCATGAGATTGGTAGAACAAAATAATCAATTTTTTAGAAATTCATCTCCATCAACATCTTCTGAATCAACGGAAAAAAACCGTTTGTGGTTGAATATCTCAAATGAAAACGGAGCATATCATGAAACGTTATTAGGCTATTTAGACGGAGCAACCAACGAATTAGACTATGGCTTTGATGGAAAACACAAAAACGGCGGAAATTTTGTGAGCATTTATTCTCTTTTGGATGAAAACAAATTATCCATTCAAGGAAGAGCGTTGCCATTTGAAGAAACAGAAATTATTCCGATTGGATATGTCAGTACGATTTCAAGCCAAATGTCGATTGCAATTGAACAAGTTGACGGATTTTTTGGTGAACAAAATGTGTATTTATTTGATAAAACTACCGAACTGTATCATGATTTAAAAGCCGCTCCATTTAGTTTTGAAGCCACTCCGGGTACTTTTGACAATCGTTTTGAATTGCGATTTACAAACGAAACATTAAGTGTTGAAAATCCAACGTTGACTGAAAATAACTTGCAAGTAATCAAATCAAACAAAACAATTGAAGTAAAATCACCTTCTAATACTATTGAAGCGATTTCAGTTTTTGATATAACCGGAAAACAAGTTGCTTTCTACGAAGATATTAATCAAAATGCATTTAGTTCAAATCAATTAAACATTTCTAATCAAGTTTTAATTGTAAAAATAAAATTGGAGAATAATGAAATTGTGACAAGAAAATTGATTTTTTAA